From Bradyrhizobium sp. sBnM-33:
GATGTAGGCTTTCACTCTGGGCAGAGTCTTCTCCATGGCTTCAAGATAGAGACGGCTGCGCGTGAGCTCGGGGGCCTTCGCATACTCTCGCTGTAAGGCTTTGAGGCGGGTGGTCGTGCCTATGGCCTGCGCGATGCGCTGCTCACGCCGGCTCTGCGCTGCCTGGACCAATGTGTGCGCCTCCCCGCGAGCCTTAGGCAGAAGGTTGGCCGCATAAACCCGCGCCTCGTTGCGTGAACGCTCGCGATCGGCCATGGCGTCCGCCACGTCTTGAAAAGCCTGTGCCACCGCCGCGTCAAGCGTCACGGCCATGATGCTGGAAGCCGTGATCTGAACGCCGCTTCGGTAGCGATCAAGGAGCTCCTGAGTCCGCATCTTCACCTTATCCTGGATGGCAAGCCGGCCTGTGGTCAAGACTTCATCAACTGACATGCCGGCCAAAACCTGGGTGAGCACACTTTCGGCAAGTCCGCCGATCAGCGCTCTTGTGTCCTCGACATGCAGCAGGAAGTCGGCAGGATCGCGTATCACGTATTGTAGCACGAGCGCGATGCTTAGGATGTTCGTGTCACCAGTCAGCAGCTCCATCCCAATCACGGTCTCCTGCTCCCCCTCGGGCAAAGCGAAGCCCACGCCGACTTTCGAGACACTTGTGGTCTTAAGTACATCGACCCGGTCGACGGGCCAG
This genomic window contains:
- the hflK gene encoding FtsH protease activity modulator HflK; its protein translation is MTANHEDVVPQDRAGSAPRHPRWRAHALRGGVVFLLLAIAAYFATGFHLVATDEQALARRLGAPHARLGPGMHWRFPWPVDRVDVLKTTSVSKVGVGFALPEGEQETVIGMELLTGDTNILSIALVLQYVIRDPADFLLHVEDTRALIGGLAESVLTQVLAGMSVDEVLTTGRLAIQDKVKMRTQELLDRYRSGVQITASSIMAVTLDAAVAQAFQDVADAMADRERSRNEARVYAANLLPKARGEAHTLVQAAQSRREQRIAQAIGTTTRLKALQREYAKAPELTRSRLYLEAMEKTLPRVKAYILDTEDGQAPVNLRVRGR